One genomic region from Anabaena sp. PCC 7108 encodes:
- a CDS encoding type II toxin-antitoxin system VapC family toxin — translation MQVLLDTHTLLWFFSGNENISITALQLIEDSKNLKYISLVSVWEMAIKQSKGRLNLSVPIDDYIQQKIQLADFKLLDIQLSHLQTVSSLPFHHNDPFDRLLIAQSMVKNIPIVSRDSMFDSYKVDLIW, via the coding sequence ATGCAAGTTTTATTAGATACTCATACACTTTTGTGGTTTTTTTCAGGCAATGAAAATATTAGTATAACTGCTCTCCAATTAATTGAAGATAGCAAGAATCTCAAATATATAAGTCTTGTCAGTGTTTGGGAAATGGCAATTAAGCAAAGTAAAGGTAGGCTGAATTTATCTGTACCTATAGATGATTATATTCAGCAAAAAATCCAATTGGCTGATTTTAAACTCTTAGATATTCAACTGAGTCATTTACAAACAGTTTCTAGCTTGCCTTTTCATCATAATGACCCCTTTGATAGATTATTAATAGCACAATCTATGGTTAAAAATATCCCTATTGTTAGTCGAGATTCTATGTTTGATTCATACAAAGTTGATCTTATATGGTGA
- the metH gene encoding methionine synthase, with translation MTHPFLKHLHSPERPVIVFDGAMGTNLQTQNLTAEDFGGAQYEGCNEYLVHTKPEAVAKVHRDFLAAGADVIETDTFGSMSIVLAEYDLADQAYYLTKKAAELAKSVAAEFSTPEKPRFVAGSIGPTTKLPTLGHIDFDTMKASFAEQAEALFDGGVDLFLVETCQDVLQIKAALNGIEEVFAKKGERRALMVSVTMESMGTMLVGTEISAVVTILESYPIDILGLNCATGPDLMKPHIKYLSEHSPFVVSCIPNAGLPENVGGQAHYKLTPVELRMSLMHFIEDLGVQVIGGCCGTRPAHIQQLAEIAKELKPKVRQPSLEPAAASIYTTQPYEQENSFLIVGERLNASGSKKCRDLLNAEDWDGLVSMARSQVKEGAHILDVNVDYVGRDGVRDMHELVSRIVNNVTLPLMLDSTEWEKMEAGLKVAGGKCLLNSTNYEDGEPRFLKVLELAKKYGAGVIIGTIDEDGMARTAEKKFQIAQRAYRQAVEYGIAPTEIFFDTLALPISTGIEEDRENGKATIESIRRIRQELPGCHVMLGVSNISFGLNPASRMVLNSMFLHEAMQAGMDAAIVSASKILPLAKIEPQHQEVCRQLIYDQRKFDGNVCVYDPLGELTTIFAGVKTKRNTGIDASLPIEERLKRHIIDGERIGLETQLTKALEQYPPLQIINTFLLDGMKVVGELFGSGQMQLPFVLQSAETMKAAVAYLEPFMEKSESGNNAKGTFVIATVKGDVHDIGKNLVDIILSNNGYKVINLGIKQSVENIIQAYEQHQPDCIAMSGLLVKSTAFMKENLQTFNEKGITVPVILGGAALTPKFVNQDCQNAYKGKVVYGKDAFSDLHFMDKLMPAKTAGNWDDLQGFLDELGESEASTNGHQEIVDNAVKDKVPVEPKEKDTRRSEAVEVNIERPKPPFWGTQFLQPDDISLEELFWYLDLQALIFGQWQFRKPKEQSKEEYQAFLDEQVYPVLEGWKQRIIEENLLHPQVIYGYFPCQSVGNSLLIYETNHRGTEDTEVRTSFEFPRQRSFNRLCIADFFAPKESGIIDVFPMQAVTVGEVATEFAQKLFANNQYTDYLYFHGMAVQVAEALAEWTHARIRRELGFGDAEPDNIRDILAQRYQGSRYSFGYPACPNIQDQSKQLELLGVDRMKMHMDESEQLYPEQSTTAIITYHPVAKYFTA, from the coding sequence ATGACCCATCCTTTCCTAAAACACCTACATAGTCCAGAACGTCCTGTTATCGTCTTTGACGGTGCAATGGGAACTAACCTGCAAACCCAAAACCTCACCGCTGAAGATTTTGGCGGCGCACAATATGAAGGCTGTAACGAGTATCTAGTCCACACCAAACCCGAAGCCGTCGCTAAGGTTCACCGTGATTTTCTCGCTGCTGGTGCTGATGTCATTGAAACCGACACCTTTGGCTCTATGTCCATAGTTCTAGCAGAATATGACCTAGCAGACCAAGCTTATTATCTGACTAAGAAAGCTGCCGAACTGGCCAAAAGCGTGGCTGCGGAATTTTCCACCCCGGAAAAACCCCGATTTGTAGCCGGTTCTATTGGACCAACCACCAAACTCCCCACCTTGGGACATATTGACTTTGACACCATGAAAGCCTCTTTTGCTGAACAAGCAGAAGCCTTGTTTGATGGTGGTGTGGATTTATTTCTGGTAGAAACTTGCCAAGACGTACTGCAAATTAAAGCTGCTTTAAACGGGATTGAAGAAGTTTTTGCCAAAAAAGGCGAAAGACGAGCCTTAATGGTGTCTGTAACTATGGAAAGCATGGGAACAATGCTAGTAGGGACAGAAATCAGTGCTGTAGTTACTATCCTGGAATCTTACCCCATTGATATTCTCGGTTTAAACTGCGCCACTGGTCCCGACTTGATGAAACCACACATCAAGTATTTATCAGAACATTCTCCCTTCGTAGTTTCCTGTATTCCTAACGCTGGTTTACCAGAAAACGTTGGTGGTCAAGCACATTACAAACTGACACCCGTTGAGTTGCGGATGTCTTTAATGCACTTTATCGAAGATTTGGGTGTCCAAGTGATTGGGGGTTGCTGTGGGACACGTCCAGCACACATTCAACAATTGGCAGAAATTGCCAAAGAGTTAAAACCAAAAGTTAGACAACCCAGTTTAGAACCAGCAGCCGCATCAATTTATACTACTCAACCTTATGAACAAGAAAATTCTTTCTTGATTGTTGGTGAACGTCTCAACGCCAGTGGTTCTAAAAAATGCCGTGACTTACTCAACGCTGAAGATTGGGATGGTTTAGTATCAATGGCGCGGAGTCAAGTTAAAGAAGGCGCACACATTTTAGATGTTAACGTTGATTATGTGGGACGTGATGGCGTGCGTGATATGCACGAGTTAGTCTCTCGCATTGTTAATAATGTGACATTGCCTTTAATGCTCGATTCCACCGAATGGGAAAAAATGGAAGCGGGTTTAAAAGTGGCTGGTGGTAAGTGTTTACTCAATTCCACTAACTACGAAGATGGCGAACCGCGATTTTTGAAAGTGCTAGAATTAGCAAAAAAATACGGTGCTGGTGTCATTATTGGTACAATTGATGAAGATGGCATGGCACGGACAGCCGAGAAAAAGTTTCAAATTGCCCAACGTGCTTATCGTCAAGCTGTAGAATATGGTATTGCGCCTACAGAAATATTTTTTGATACTTTAGCTCTACCTATTTCTACAGGGATTGAAGAAGACCGAGAAAATGGTAAAGCCACAATAGAGTCAATTCGCCGTATTCGTCAAGAATTGCCAGGATGTCATGTCATGTTGGGTGTATCTAATATATCCTTTGGTTTAAACCCAGCATCCCGGATGGTTCTAAACTCGATGTTTTTGCATGAAGCTATGCAAGCGGGTATGGATGCAGCAATTGTCAGCGCGAGTAAAATTTTACCTCTGGCGAAAATTGAACCTCAGCATCAAGAAGTTTGTCGGCAATTAATTTATGATCAACGTAAATTTGATGGTAATGTCTGCGTTTATGATCCTTTGGGAGAATTGACAACAATTTTTGCAGGAGTCAAAACAAAACGGAATACGGGAATTGATGCCAGTTTACCAATTGAAGAACGTTTGAAACGTCATATTATTGACGGTGAACGGATTGGTTTAGAAACCCAATTAACCAAGGCTTTAGAACAATATCCTCCCTTACAAATCATCAATACATTCTTGTTAGATGGGATGAAGGTTGTGGGTGAATTGTTCGGTTCGGGACAAATGCAATTACCTTTTGTTTTGCAATCAGCCGAAACTATGAAAGCTGCGGTTGCTTATTTAGAACCGTTCATGGAAAAGTCTGAATCTGGTAATAATGCCAAGGGAACTTTTGTGATTGCGACGGTAAAAGGTGATGTCCATGATATTGGTAAAAACCTCGTGGATATCATTTTATCTAACAATGGTTACAAGGTAATTAATCTGGGCATTAAGCAATCGGTAGAAAATATCATTCAAGCTTACGAACAGCATCAACCTGATTGTATTGCCATGAGTGGTTTGTTAGTGAAATCTACCGCTTTTATGAAGGAGAATTTGCAGACTTTTAATGAAAAAGGAATTACTGTTCCTGTGATTTTAGGTGGTGCAGCTTTAACTCCTAAGTTTGTGAATCAAGATTGCCAAAATGCTTACAAAGGTAAAGTAGTTTATGGCAAGGATGCTTTTTCTGATTTGCATTTCATGGATAAGTTAATGCCAGCAAAAACGGCAGGTAATTGGGATGATTTGCAGGGATTTTTGGATGAATTAGGAGAATCTGAAGCATCAACAAATGGACATCAAGAAATAGTCGATAATGCTGTTAAGGATAAAGTACCTGTTGAACCAAAGGAAAAAGATACTCGACGTTCGGAAGCGGTAGAGGTAAATATTGAACGTCCAAAACCTCCTTTCTGGGGAACGCAGTTTTTACAACCTGATGATATTTCTTTGGAGGAATTATTCTGGTATTTGGATTTGCAAGCTTTGATTTTTGGACAATGGCAATTCCGCAAGCCAAAGGAACAATCTAAGGAGGAATATCAGGCGTTTTTAGATGAGCAGGTTTATCCAGTTTTAGAAGGTTGGAAACAGCGCATTATTGAGGAGAATTTATTACATCCTCAAGTCATTTATGGCTATTTTCCTTGTCAGTCTGTGGGGAATAGTTTGTTGATTTATGAAACTAACCACAGAGGCACAGAGGACACGGAGGTAAGAACCAGTTTTGAGTTTCCGCGTCAGAGGTCTTTTAATCGGTTATGTATTGCAGATTTCTTTGCACCGAAGGAGTCGGGAATTATTGATGTTTTCCCTATGCAAGCGGTGACTGTGGGGGAAGTGGCTACGGAGTTTGCACAGAAATTATTTGCTAATAATCAATACACTGATTATCTGTATTTTCATGGTATGGCGGTGCAGGTTGCGGAAGCTTTGGCTGAATGGACACACGCTAGAATTCGCCGGGAGTTGGGTTTTGGTGATGCTGAACCGGATAATATTCGGGATATTTTGGCACAGCGTTATCAAGGTTCTCGGTATAGTTTCGGTTATCCGGCTTGTCCGAATATTCAAGACCAGTCTAAGCAGTTGGAGTTGTTGGGAGTTGATAGGATGAAGATGCACATGGATGAAAGTGAGCAATTGTATCCTGAACAGTCTACAACGGCGATTATTACTTATCACCCTGTAGCCAAGTATTTCACGGCTTAA
- a CDS encoding type II toxin-antitoxin system Phd/YefM family antitoxin — protein sequence MSSIEITQAINQISELFHLALNGEEIIITENQQPLLKLTALKSKSKRPPLFGTDKDIISIADNFDEPLEEFED from the coding sequence ATGTCTTCCATAGAAATTACACAGGCAATTAACCAAATATCAGAATTATTTCACTTAGCATTAAATGGAGAAGAAATTATTATTACCGAAAACCAGCAACCTTTATTAAAATTAACAGCACTCAAATCTAAATCTAAACGTCCTCCTTTATTTGGTACAGATAAAGATATCATTTCTATTGCTGATAATTTTGATGAGCCATTAGAAGAATTTGAAGATTAA
- a CDS encoding N-acetylmuramoyl-L-alanine amidase produces the protein MRFKDWATRVMLIFFMFSALILAVFIGGARQIKNHQAAVNPEVTTWNQYPQAQLQSVINTDKKKINLPKSPVKTSKINKNHLKYATTAAFAKYRPSFAKAEVDSSNYGDRYTRDVNGVAFNNQPIIVIHETSNSASSAINFFQTPHDDEKVQASYHALITIDGTVIYLVPPDKRAFGAGNSVFEGVNGLETVQTNPNLPPSVNNFAYHVSLETPVDAWGENHIQGHSGYTKAQYNSLAWLIAQSQVPDDRITTHRTVDRSGQRADPKSFDFDKFFNLLHSYRQLKTVN, from the coding sequence ATGAGATTTAAGGATTGGGCAACTAGAGTCATGTTAATCTTTTTCATGTTCTCAGCGCTGATTTTGGCAGTGTTTATCGGTGGTGCAAGACAGATAAAAAATCATCAAGCTGCTGTAAATCCAGAAGTTACAACATGGAATCAATATCCACAAGCGCAATTACAATCTGTCATAAATACAGACAAAAAGAAAATAAATTTACCTAAATCACCAGTTAAAACTAGTAAAATTAATAAAAATCATCTTAAGTATGCAACTACTGCGGCTTTCGCCAAATATAGACCTAGTTTTGCTAAAGCTGAAGTGGATTCTAGCAATTATGGCGATCGCTATACCAGAGATGTTAACGGTGTAGCTTTTAACAATCAACCGATTATTGTCATTCACGAAACTAGTAATTCTGCTTCTAGCGCTATTAATTTTTTTCAAACACCCCATGATGATGAAAAAGTGCAAGCAAGCTATCACGCTTTAATTACCATAGATGGAACGGTAATTTATCTTGTTCCACCAGATAAACGCGCTTTTGGTGCAGGTAATTCTGTATTTGAGGGTGTTAATGGTTTGGAAACTGTACAGACTAACCCCAATTTACCTCCCTCTGTGAATAATTTTGCTTATCATGTGTCTTTAGAAACTCCTGTCGATGCTTGGGGTGAAAATCATATCCAGGGTCATAGTGGTTATACAAAAGCTCAATATAATTCTTTAGCTTGGTTGATTGCTCAAAGTCAAGTTCCCGATGATAGGATTACTACTCATCGTACTGTTGACCGTTCTGGACAAAGAGCAGATCCAAAAAGTTTTGATTTTGATAAGTTTTTTAATTTACTTCATAGCTATCGTCAGCTAAAAACCGTTAACTAA
- a CDS encoding Uma2 family endonuclease, translating to MISSPLILHFPSSMPMTDDQFFEFCQENRDLRIERNKFGDISIMSPAGSETGNREFNIAVQLGIWSEKDGTGIGFSSSTGFKLSTGAERSPDAAWIKLERWNKLTPKQQKKFAPICPDFVIELRSASDNLQPLKDKMQEYMQESEIRLGLLIDRKNRRVYIYRPGQVEECLENPDTVNCEPVLPGFVLNMEKIW from the coding sequence ATGATTTCATCACCTTTGATATTACATTTTCCCTCATCAATGCCAATGACAGATGATCAATTCTTTGAATTCTGTCAAGAAAACCGTGATTTACGCATTGAGAGAAATAAATTTGGAGATATATCAATCATGTCACCAGCAGGTTCAGAAACAGGAAATCGAGAATTTAATATTGCTGTACAGCTAGGAATTTGGTCAGAAAAAGATGGTACAGGAATTGGTTTTTCTTCCAGTACAGGTTTTAAACTCTCCACAGGTGCGGAACGTTCTCCTGATGCTGCTTGGATAAAGTTAGAAAGATGGAATAAACTTACACCAAAGCAACAAAAAAAGTTTGCACCTATTTGTCCTGATTTTGTCATTGAATTAAGGTCAGCTTCTGATAACTTGCAGCCTTTAAAAGATAAAATGCAAGAATATATGCAAGAATCAGAAATACGATTAGGTTTATTAATTGATCGTAAAAATCGGCGAGTTTATATTTACCGTCCTGGACAAGTAGAAGAATGTTTAGAAAATCCTGATACTGTTAATTGCGAACCTGTTTTACCGGGGTTTGTGTTGAATATGGAAAAAATTTGGTAG